From Puntigrus tetrazona isolate hp1 chromosome 8, ASM1883169v1, whole genome shotgun sequence, the proteins below share one genomic window:
- the foxb2 gene encoding forkhead box protein B2, translating to MPRPGKNSYSDQKPPYSYISLTAMAIQSSSEKMLPLSDIYKFIMDRFPYYRENTQRWQNSLRHNLSFNDCFIKIPRRPDQPGKGSFWALHPDCGDMFENGSFLRRRKRFKLLRVEHSACKSGPVLHSYHSHAQHALHQSHHHSGKLGVGHPEYLGTVGRLSHFQSYTLGGGQSGSFKHPFAIESLIGRDYKGVMASGLPIASVMHHLGYPVPAQLGSMVNSVWPHVGMLSEPVSSEYPPFNVAVKGLYHHHPGAQSMPAVPVPIKPTPTLGAVPSLTGMTPGVTQLCPRTAALMERDATALVEEKSGSLHPALLQS from the coding sequence ATGCCTCGGCCGGGCAAGAACTCGTACAGCGACCAGAAACCTCCGTACTCGTACATCTCTCTGACCGCCATGGCCATTCAAAGCTCCTCCGAGAAGATGCTCCCCCTCAGCGACATCTACAAATTCATCATGGACCGCTTCCCGTATTACCGCGAGAACACTCAGCGCTGGCAGAACTCGCTCCGCCACAACCTTTCCTTCAACGACTGCTTCATCAAGATCCCCCGGCGGCCCGACCAGCCGGGAAAGGGCAGCTTCTGGGCCCTGCACCCGGACTGTGGAGACATGTTCGAGAACGGCAGCTTCCTGCGCCGCCGCAAGCGCTTCAAACTCCTCCGGGTGGAGCATTCGGCATGCAAGAGCGGCCCCGTGCTGCACTCCTACCACTCTCACGCCCAGCATGCCTTGCACCAATCCCACCACCACTCGGGCAAGCTGGGCGTGGGACACCCGGAGTACCTGGGCACCGTGGGGCGGCTCTCGCACTTCCAGAGCTACACGCTTGGCGGCGGACAGAGCGGCAGCTTCAAGCACCCGTTCGCCATCGAGAGCCTGATTGGAAGAGACTACAAAGGGGTGATGGCCAGCGGGTTGCCCATCGCCTCGGTCATGCATCACCTGGGGTATCCGGTGCCCGCTCAACTGGGCAGCATGGTCAACTCGGTGTGGCCCCACGTGGGCATGCTGTCTGAGCCGGTGTCTTCAGAATACCCTCCCTTCAATGTGGCGGTCAAGGGGCTGTACCATCATCACCCGGGAGCCCAAAGCATGCCCGCCGTGCCCGTGCCCATCAAGCCAACGCCGACCCTGGGCGCAGTCCCGTCTTTGACTGGCATGACGCCGGGAGTAACGCAGCTGTGCCCGAGAACGGCGGCGCTGATGGAGAGAGACGCGACAGCTCTCGTCGAGGAGAAAAGCGGCTCTCTCCATCCCGCTCTCCTTCAGTCCTGA
- the LOC122350617 gene encoding C2 calcium-dependent domain-containing protein 4C, protein MWIVQKVQAGAESLPAQINHLISKNKEEISVKTRIFNKLHSNVLTPDKIPDFFLPPKLTKRCLVADAEKISKCLNEEKEALGFAKTSLSTPGTTQPLRTSLNKPTAALSKLKPIPYSLKCYESGLFESPNTRRKESLFHSALTSYTLERMTIKTPKLSCRAVLKTASTESDTPSADSSPYSTPPPIRREDFAVPEEQHARVSRDEKKKVHSTPNKKFASKDRAKVIRASRCSKLAPPIQFPLDMLHCQERFHQEHVLPLPQRGRVRVSAFRSSVARCSTTVRIRVISVEGLRDPADLRPLTCSLTLSLAPGKLQRQHSAIIRNCRNPVFNEDFFFQEPEEQRGGLGELALRLKVLDKASGLGRGVVLGIVLKPLRQLLPL, encoded by the coding sequence ATGTGGATCGTCCAGAAAGTGCAGGCGGGAGCAGAAAGTCTCCCAGCACAGATCAATCACCTCATCAGCAAAAACAAAGAGGAGATTTCCGTCAAGACCAGGATCTTCAATAAACTGCACAGCAACGTCCTCACGCCTGATAAAATCCCCGACTTCTTCCTGCCGCCTAAGCTGACCAAACGCTGCCTCGTGGCAGACGCTGAAAAAATCTCAAAGTGTCTGAACGAAGAAAAAGAAGCTCTCGGCTTCGCAAAAACGTCACTGTCGACACCCGGTACCACCCAGCCACTGAGAACCAGTCTAAATAAACCCACAGCGGCGTTGAGCAAACTCAAACCCATACCGTATTCACTGAAGTGCTACGAGTCCGGTTTATTCGAGAGTCCCAACACGCGTCGCAAAGAGTCTTTGTTCCATTCGGCGCTAACCAGTTACACACTAGAGCGGATGACCATCAAAACCCCCAAACTGTCCTGCAGGGCAGTGCTAAAGACGGCCAGCACTGAGAGCGACACGCCCTCCGCTGACTCCTCCCCTTACTCGACACCCccgccaatcagaagagaggatTTCGCCGTCCCCGAAGAGCAACATGCTCGCGTCTCCAGAGACGAGAAGAAGAAAGTTCACTCCACCCCAAATAAAAAGTTCGCGTCGAAAGACCGTGCAAAAGTTATTCGAGCGTCGCGCTGCTCCAAACTAGCCCCGCCCATCCAGTTCCCCCTGGACATGCTGCACTGCCAAGAGCGCTTCCATCAGGAGCACGTGCTTCCTCTTCCTCAGAGAGGCCGGGTGCGCGTCTCCGCCTTCAGGAGCAGCGTGGCCCGGTGCTCGACCACAGTTCGCATCCGCGTGATCTCGGTGGAAGGCTTGAGAGATCCCGCCGACCTTCGACCTCTTACCTGCAGCCTGACCCTAAGCCTCGCCCCAGGCAAGCTGCAGCGGCAGCACAGCGCCATCATCAGGAACTGCCGCAACCCCGTGTTCAATGAAGATTTCTTCTTCCAGGAGCCCGAGGAGCAGCGGGGCGGTCTGGGAGAGCTGGCGCTCAGGCTGAAGGTGCTGGATAAGGCCTCAGGACTGGGCCGAGGAGTGGTGCTGGGGATCGTCCTCAAACCTCTCCGTCAGCTGCTGCCACTGTGA